In Brevinematales bacterium, a single genomic region encodes these proteins:
- the trxA gene encoding thioredoxin, whose product MEHLTTAVFKEKVFDFEKNSEWKYQGTLPAIIDFYADWCGPCKMIAPIMEELSKEYDGKLTVYKVDTDAEQELAGAFGIQSIPSVLFIPMEGQPQMAVGALPKDAFQKAIHNILKIN is encoded by the coding sequence ATGGAACATTTAACCACAGCCGTATTTAAGGAAAAAGTGTTCGATTTTGAAAAGAACAGCGAATGGAAATATCAGGGAACTCTCCCGGCGATTATCGATTTCTACGCGGACTGGTGCGGCCCGTGTAAAATGATAGCGCCTATCATGGAGGAGCTCTCAAAGGAATACGACGGTAAGCTGACCGTTTACAAGGTGGATACCGACGCAGAACAGGAACTCGCCGGAGCATTCGGAATCCAGAGTATCCCGAGCGTTCTCTTTATCCCGATGGAGGGCCAGCCCCAGATGGCGGTCGGCGCATTACCGAAGGACGCGTTCCAGAAGGCGATACACAACATACTCAAAATCAACTAG